atagaatcgttgtatcatattcttgtatataaataaaggcatttgtttttggttattatacttacttgtattggtgccaaataactaagtataatagcgtccttgagtagaaggttcttacctatatcaatcggttagttgaatcgatagtgagatgatatagggaacactactcttaatcattcctagtcaagtattagcattcagggacaatgttaatgcgacgagactagcatgtacgtcaactcgatgacttgatctcacaagtcatggatatggagatatcaagttgacacatgggtatgaattggagaatgtatactgaatgacccaccatgagaaagtatcatggatcgttatatgagtgccatatactttttcatgtggctattagtatgactactagtccttggacatgaagtcaccatggttccctatataaggagttacgtactttggcttcgtcaaacgtcacccgtaactaggtggactataaagacgattactgggtatgtaacaaattatgcggagggatgtgagtgatgtagatgggatctatccctcctatatgacgggagtgacatcgatattcttgatagagtgagaccactaagtacatggccatgcctaaatgagtcaatatgagatattgagctcatttgattgagtgagtctacttggagttcaagatttagattgattagaggatgacacggtctatgcctcatattgatcaatctagatgctaggatagaaggacaatgtcatatattgtgaggagtcacaattagtagtcacaaggtgatgttgggtctcaacatttttgtaacttgggtagtaatgatatgttgctagataccgctcattacttatgcttctaaatgggtttaggagcattgccaacgttacaagaacctatagggtcacacacaaagggcaattagatggagattaggttcatttgatgaacctaaaggattaggtccatgtgatgaaccaaattggattaagagtaatccaaattaggctaattgagttggactcaatttggtttatgtgttagatgagtctaatttggacttagactcattgagtcaatttaattcaatgaatagagattcattaaattaaaattgacttgaaccaatggttagatttgatcaaccatgggagagaagtggtcaagtttaacttgacttgagaggaagatgaagggtcaagtttgacttgaccatttgccacctcattggtgagttggcattgagtgggctaatgatgatgtgccacatcatcaagaccacttcatggtgtgccacctcatgagggagattaagagtttttgactcttgaaatcccatggagtatataacctctcacttgaaggtggccgaccactttttgggagttactagtgagaattgattctcattcactccttcttcttcctctctagatttcttctctccctctcctcctctttggctgaATCTTTCAAAggttctagcacaccttttgttaggtttctccatctcttgcttgtgtggatacacatagaggagtgtctactttgatactctcgagatccggcgaatcttggacgagcgggatacgtgaagggctttgcttcaaaggtataccctctgatcttgtagatctagtgtagatcaaggagtagaaaacatgtatatgaaattttaatacttcgcacggatctggtggcatggggtttcggggtttccgcaacgtaaaaagcggtttttgaggcccgaaaaacccaacaggacaCCGGACAGATCAACGTGACTATGATGGTAGGAgaatacgagctcttcaaggagacTAAGAGGTGAGCGACTTCTGAAAATCAGACCACTGCTTCGTGACCATATAAAATACTAGCAGTTTCCAAGGACCCGACTCATGTTTCTGATAGAGGGTCTAAGAGGAAATAACCTGAGGAGTTCCCCTCGGCCTTCTATCGGGAACCTGGCCCAGACTATTATCACAAGGGTCCGGATtattataataagaaagagcaaccacATACTTCTATGGCGGAAAGCTCCTTGCCGAGGGACTCAAAGAAGGGGAAAGCTATAGTCTCAGGGAGGAGTCCCAAGGGGAACCTGATGAGCAAGTGCCTTTCTCTCTAAAGGTACTAGAGGAGAAGCTACCGAAGGGGTACAAGCCCTCGGCCATTAGAGAGTATGATGGTAGCAAGGATCCGGAGGATCATCTCCGCAAGTTCCGGAACGTTGCGTTGTTGCATCAATACAGCGATGCTATTAAGTGCTGGGTGTTCTTGAATACTCTATCTGGCTTGGTACAGAAATGGTTTGATGGATTGTCGAATGAGTCCATTACTTGTTTCCATGACTTCAAAATTGTCTTCCTGTGCCACTTCGCCAATAGCAGGAAGTACCAGAAGACAGACCACTGTCTCTTCGCcctcaagcaagggccggccgaGCCCTTGAGGAGCTATATCAagtgcttcaatcaggtggctcaAGACGTCCCATTCGCTACCTCGGAAATATTAATGAACGCCTTCTCTTATGGACTAGTAAAGGGGGAGTTCTTCCGAGATCTCATTCGAGACCCTGCGAAGAACTTTGATGAGATGCTCGGGAATGCCACTAGCTATATCAACGTAGAAGAGGCTCAAGCGGCTCGACGGAAGGCGGACAATGCGCCTACTCCCGCCAACAAACCAGAGAAGAGGCCACCCCAACCACCAGCTCAGCCTCTTCCACGTGCTCGGATGCTCGATCACCTTTCCCTCCTAGTCAGGATCCCAGGCCGACCCAACGTGTGACAATTGTCCAAGCCCCAAGGCTTGAACTGCGGGGGTCGCGTTACTGCACTTACCATAGGTCTCACACCTATGCCACCAGTGATTGCTTCCAGTTCGCCCGAGACTCTCGGTGCACAGCTGAGCTGGGTCTGCCTCCACCTGAGATCACGCCCAAAATTCAGCAGAGGATACTGGCCAGCCAACAACCTGTGGCAGGTCAGTCTGGTAGACTCATGCCCGATAATGTGGGACAAGGAAATCAGTAGCCCGGTCACAACCAAGGAGCCCGGGGAAGCCCGAGAAGAGGAGAACAGGGGAAACACGACCATCCGTGAGATTGGCATGATCTCCAGGGGGACCACAGATGGAGACTCCACTAGGGCTCGGAAGTCTCACGAGCGACGCTTGGAGATTCACGCTGTAGGATGCAGTCGGGAGCAAGCTGCAGGGCCCATCATCATCTTTGGGCCATAATACCTGGAGGGGTTGGAGCACCCTCACGACGATGCCCTAATAATCAAGACTGTTATCGCCATCAGTCACGTGGCCAAAGTTTTCATGGATACCGGAAGCTATGTCAATGTGTTGTTCAAGAGTGCGTTCGAGAGCATGCAAATCGATGCCAGTGAACTCCAGCCCGTGGCTACTTCATTGTATGATTTTACTGGTAATGAAGTACGACCCATGGGCCAAATCAAGCTAGTCATATCTTTGGGTAGCGAGCCCTCGGTGAGGACAtggaggagcaccttcatagtGATGGATTCGTCGTCCTCATACAACGTCATCTTTGGGAGACTGACATTGCACGAGTTCCGGGAGGCAGTCTCcacttttcatcagaagatcaaattccctgtgGAAGACTAGGTCGGGGAAGTTAGAGGTGAGTAATTGGTCTCTCACAGGTGTTACATTAACATGATGAAGGTGGAGGCTCGCAAGGCTCAGTGAACCCAAGATAGCAGGATCCACGTCATTCAAGAGGAGCCTTTGCCTATAGGagaggagctcatcccttgggaggaggtccaactCTATCCTGAATGCCTGGAGAGCCTCACCCGCATATCAAGCGACCTACCTATCGAAGTTAAGACGGACCTGGTCTAATGCTTGACTCGTAATAGGGATGATTTCGCTTGGTCCCTTGAAGAGCTGCTTGGGGTTAAGCCCGAGGTGGCTGAGCATAGATTGCACCTTCTGCTTGATTCCCGaccggtcaagcagaagaagaggaacttctcggccgagcaaaataagatcatccgagctgaggtGGATCAGCTCAGTAACGCAGGTCACATTAGAGAGGTATAATTCCCGTCCTAACTTTTTAATGTGATCCTGGTAGCTAAACCCAACAATAAGTGAAAAGTCTGCATTGACTTTTGAGATCTCAATTGGGCCAGCCCCAAGGACTGCTACTCGCTGCCCAggattgatcagatggtggactcaacctcagactgcgaaaggatttgcatgcttgatgcttatcAAGGATACCACTAGATCCCTCTCGCACAGGAAGATTAGGAGAAAGTTAGTTTCATTAAGGCAGATGATACCTTTTGTTATATCATCGTGTCTTTTGGATTAAGGAATGTCAGGGCTAcctatcaaaggatgatggataagatctGTCGGGAGCAAATAGGGTGAAATGtggaagtatatgtagatgacatcctcatcaaatccactCTGGCCATAAATTTGATTACTGACATCGAAGAAACCTGCGACACACTATGGCAGTATGGCCTGAAGTTGAATCCATTGAAATGCCTATTTGgagctggggggggggggggattcttGGGATACCTCGTTACTGAGCGAGGAATTGAAGCTGATCCGGAGAAGGTCTGAGCACTTAGAGACATGAAGGTGCCTCAGAATCTAAAGGAAGCTCAGAAGTTGGTGGGCAGAATAACCGCACTATCCAGGTTCATATCTCAGGCTACGGATAAAGCcctgcccttcttcaaagtgctcaagAGAGcggccaagtttcaatgggatgacgAATGCAATCAGGCCTTTGAGGAATTAAAAAAAGCACTTGAAGACCTTACCCTCGTTGTTCAAACCTAATGCAGGAGAGCCACTCTGGGTTTATCTATCAGCCACCCCTGAGcccgtggggggggggggggggggcggtgtTGGTGAAAGAGTAGGACGATGTTCAACGGCCAGTGTACTTCTTCAACCACTTATTGAAAGGGGCCGAGTCCTGATACACAACCATGGAAAAATTAGTCTATGGATTGGTCCTCATGGCTCACCGCTTAAGACCCTATTTCCTGGCACACCCCATCATAGTCTTGACTAACAGTACCATGGGCAAAGCTCTCACTAATGTGGAAGTAGTAGGTGgcctcatcaaatggacaatgaGTTGGGAGAATATGATATATAATACCAGCCCCAAATGACGATTAAAGTGCAAGCTCTGGCAGATTTCTTGACTGAGGTCCATCAACCTGATTATGAAGAAATATGGAACATCTATGTAGACGGGTTGTCTACCCAGCAGGAAAGCGGAGTGGGGATACTCCTAATATCCTCTCAGGAAGATGCCCTTTAACTGGCCATCTTGTTAAATTTTAGAGCCACGAATAATGAGGCGGAATATGAAGCATTATTGGCAGGACTGGAAGCAGCTCGACATGTCGGAGCTGCTCGGGCGGTTGTTTATTCAAACTCTCAGCTTGTAGCTCAACAAGCAGCAAGAAACTTCGAAGTTAATAGTGACAAGCTACAAGTACACCGGGAAGCATATGAGAAGATGGAAGAGGATTTCAAGGAGATCACGGTAACTAAGATTCCCAGAACAGATACCAAAGGGAtgatgaactagctaaaatggcTAGCTCTTTGACCACTTGAGTGCTGGATAGGTCGATAGCCTAGACCTTCTTAATAGCTCAGATTGACTTATagaacgagttataagtgagcatgctctcacgcctccagactcttgccctagtgcgagttataagtgagctttctctAACGACTAACAACCTCTCGATCaggattccaaactctcaccttaacgcgagttataagtgagcatgctcttacgtttccagactctcgtcctagtgcaagttataagtaagcatgctctcatgcttccaaactctcgccccagtgcgagttataagtgagcttgatcTCATGactaatgacctctcggtcgggattccaaactctcgcctcagcacgagttataagtgagcttactctcacgcCTCCATACTTtagcccagtgcgagttataagtgagcttgctctcacgaccaatgaccactcgatcgagattccagactctcaccccagcacgagttataagtgagaatgctctcacgcttccagactctcgccccagtgcgggttataagtgagcatgctctcacgcttccagactctcgccctagtgcgagttataagtgagcatgttctcacacttctagactctcgctccagtgcgagttataagtgagcttgatcTCATGACCGACGGTcactcggtcgggattccagactctcgccctagcacgagttataagtgagaatgctcttacgcttccagactctcaccccagtgcgagttataagtgagcatgttctcacgcttccagactctcgccccagtgcgagttataagtgagcatactctcacacttccagactctcaccctagtgtgagttataagtgagcttactctcacgaccaacgacctctcggttgggatctagactctcgccttagtgtgagttataagtgaacatgctctcatgcttccagactctcgccccagtgcaagttataagtgagcatgctctcatgcttctAGACTAttgccccaacgcgagttataagtcagcttgctctcacgaccaacgacctttcggtcggGATTTCAGACCCTTGCCCTAGCACAAGTTATAAGTGACCTTGTCCTCATGACCAATAACCCCTCGGGCAAGATTTCAAACTCTCGCCCTCGCATCTTAGCACGAGCTATAAACAAGCACACTACTGCACTTAATAACTCATGGGTGAGCCTTTCACACTCTTTGTCCTGGATGAGTTATCAGCAAAAAAAAGAAGTGTCAGGGAAGAAAGTAAAAAAGAAACAAAGAATGAAGCCCAACTAGATTTGCATTTATTTAGAATACAAAACCACTTAAAATCTCATTCCCACAATTAAGGACATCTATGCAATCAGAATTCTGTTCTAGTGTCAATAGCCGGTCGGCACCTAGAGCAAACGTGTTCCACATGACCTGCTTGCCCCGAGTAAGATCGCTCTTGAACTAGCTCTGCCTTAGTGAATTGAATAATGTGACGCTGCTGAGTAATAGTTTCGTCTTTGAGCCGGTTCTCTTCTTGAAGGAGGGCTATGGAAGCGGCATATTTCTCTTTTAGATAAAGCAAGAATTGGGCCTGTCTCTCTAGATTCACATAAGCTTTCTGCTTCAACGCTACTTCTTCCCGGGCCTGAGACTTAGCGGCTAACCAAAGTACCTCAATGTCTCGATGGAGAGAAGACTGAAGATCcttgtcatgcatcatcttgacTAAAGTAGTATCCTTTTGGGAAAGTAGCTGAGTCAGATGGACTAGCTGTTGGCGCAGGGGAGATATCTCGTCAGACTTAGAGGTGGATTCCATGATCAGAAGAAGCCAGCAAGAAAAGTACAATGGTGCGGGGAGACTCGACCCTTTTAAAGAGGGAGATGTGAAGAGTCGACTTCGAAGGGTTGGTGAGGCCCTTCTCCCGAGGGGGATTGGGTGATTAAACATGTTACATATCCGATGATCTAGGGAAAGGAATAACATTTAAGGACGTCATGGTGGAACAAATAAAGTAGAGCATGAGTCTAGTAAGTCAGACCtgagcctcctttgactagacttggggAGAGTCTTGTAatacggtgcataatggtaggACCCGATAAAGTTGGGCAGTCAGAAGTTAATaggatgtggcagtcagaagtcaaggggacatgacagtcaaaagtcaaggggacgtgacagtcagaagtctagggaacgtgacagtcagaagtcaagggaacgTGTCAGTCAATAGGTAAGGAAAGAGGAAGTAGgacctattagagtgtatactaaaagcctagctttttgtaaacatttattttgaaataaagaatcacattggtcaaatgtctacatttatatgctaagtgtagtttttcaattaatttatattgtagataacatggtgtatggtgccacacatagaagatcatgttatcaattccttataaattataaacagtagctcatgactaagatggaaaggaacaaactattggaatagtcgtagtgtaatttggtattagtttatcttaactataaaattacactagtacactctgagtatattgagcaaaaccatttaaggtaagttctttttatactgacggCATAAAAGAgcaaaacctttgttattatggaagtgtatgctcttaatcctgatataataacaagcacatatatctagtatttatttctttgacttatcaaagggtgcgatttagttcgataaatcaatagacccgataagttgggaaatgatattatttatagtgtgtgttgttgattatagaaggaaactgtgtcctagtaatctaggttgataatgcccccaaaaggatttcataaggattgtcatgtaaaccctgcaggtggacttagtctgacatgatgataaggttgagtggtactactcttggagctagatattaattaagtgagttgtcaataactcatttgattagtggacattctatatcttaaacatagggagactaatacactcatgataagaaggagaccaaaatgtaatttgggattggtgcggtagttcgataataattctttagtggtatgaattattattgatgaaattaagttgggtgttcgggacgaacacgggaagcttaatttcatcgggagaccaaaactaatttctcctctcggtccctatcgtagcctcttatttataaagtattatacccacccatatccactttcttacccaccttaaggtggctggccaagcctagcttggagcccaagctagggctggccaaaccaaggtgtgttggtttcattaggtggccgaccctagcttgaacccaagctcggtgtggccggccacattaaaataaaaggattttattttttttttaaatcttttcttatgtggaagccatagttttaaaagagaatttaaaatttaaatatttccttttatagttttctataaaatattaagagaaaggtttgatatctttccttatttgtagttaaaagtaagattttagtttttgataaaacttttccttttttgtaaccatcctcatgattttaaaagagaattttaaaattaaatctttccttttatagtttctacaaaagattaagaaaagatttgttatctttccttatttgtagattgaaaggaagtttttaattttagagaaaacttttctttttgtaaatcatccacatgttttaatagagagattttaatttttaaaagtttccttttatgactaaccatgaagggaattttcaaaagagaaatttttatttaaaaattccggaaacaaattaggaagttttaattttgtgtttaaaactttccttgtttggagggattaaggtggccgcccatatatagtttgaaagggaaattttattaaactttccttttattggCAAAGAGaacaaggaagttttaataaaactttccttatttgccaagaccaaggaatataaaagagagggtagaggtgcttcatctcataacaatatctcttctattatttcctctctcccttggttggtggtcgacccctctcttcctctctatctcctattcttcttccttggccagcgacatcttcatctcaaggagcttggttggtggccggattttgttagaggaagaaggagagataggagactttgtttcttagcatcccttggagcttggtggtggtcgaacctcatcctctcttggagttcttgtggtggccgaaacttgcttggagaagaaggaagcttgggtggttctcgtctcggtagatcgtcacccacatgacgtccgagataagaagagcaatacgatagaagatcaagaggctgttgcttacaaagaaaggtataactagtaattctattctgcatcatactagttttatttgtatagattttgaaataccaaacacaagaggcatatgattctaggtttcgaatttgtgattcgagtttatgtTCTTTTGTCTtctcgatcttgtgattcgattgttccttttggttaaacctagggttactataaggaaattaaatattaaatttcgttgaaaggctttgtctaggaagtggtggatgctcccatacccaagaaggcctagtacctctccatgtttaacctggaagccaatctctgaaattaatatttaattgaatttacactacaacaaaaacattaaaagacaatggttaaaaaccgttgtcgtaggcccttaaaccgttgtaattggcagtgttgttaaaagtggggggctacgacaacgattttaaaccgttttctttgaatgaaaagataacagttttgcaacggttttaaaccgttgtctttgaatgaaaagacaacggtttaaaaccgttgttgtttagagtatttttaaATAGCATTGCTCGTTACAAtcatttttggggctacgacaatgatttttaaccgttgtcttttgagggtgatagacagcAACAACAATTTTaaattgtcttttaaattattatcttttaataccaatatatcatatttcaatataaatatataataaagaatcataatcacaaaagaaagaatattccccacatcaATGTTATTTagaatgttacttatacaagaattacaatcaccaaagaagaaacatgtctcatgtttaaataaaatttatctcaatacaaataaacaaataagttctATTTACAACTAATAAACAAGTCCCATCATAATCTTCAACTAAGGAACAAATAAGTTCCTTGTGATTACTTCATCACATATCTCATCACAGCCATTTTTCCAACTTCTCAAGCTCTCCAGAATCTAACCATTCGTGTCCTTGATGAGATAACTACACTATTAGCAAACCTCCTGAATCTAACAGAGGATTCATTAATCGACTTCCTTTGATGTTTCCTTGGACTTGCTCTTGTTTGTAGCTAAGAACCCACAGCAGTAGCCTCTCATCTTCCTGAAACATCAAAATAATACATTCGAACAACACACGCACATGAGATTTTTGTCTGAAGAAATTTACCTGCTACTGCTTCTGCTACTTGTTTCAGAACTGCATTTGATTCTGCTTCCTCCCCTATATTGCAACTCTTGCAGCCCCTTCTCTGCTTCTAGCTTTGGAGACACCTTTGCAAAAGAATTAGACCTCGAGCTCTTCGTCTTCCCTCCATCTAAAACTGGCACAGAGGTTTTGAGGAACAAGCCTCCTTTGCTTCTATCCGTTGCCTTCTCTATCTTATTCTTGGCCCCTTCCTGCCTCATCTCTGCAGCTTCCTCCACCTTCTTCACTATCCTTGGAGTCTCCACCAAATCTCTCAGTGATAGCTCATAAGAAATAAAATTCCCGGATGCCGGAGATGCCCGCCACTAGTGCCTCCATTTATATAAAAACAACTTCTCCTAGTTCTTAAAACAATGCTTCATTACATatggttcaaaaattcaaagattctTATAAACCAATTGATTGCAAAATACTGACAAATAATAAAACAACACAATCCGGAAAGACTCACATTTCATCTTTGCAAGGCTTGTCACTTATCCCAATGATTTTAAATTCTTGATTTGTAAAACTCAATTGATTTCAAGTCTCTGTTTATCGGAAGcggagtcagaatcttcttcttcttctcggcaAATTTTGTCTCATAAGCGGCCACCAGATACTGTTTCATTAATTATTTGATGCAGTAGTTAGTCCTCATTAGCTTTATCGGTTCTACTTATGGATGCAAAATCAAGTGTCTACCTCATGCACATCTTCTGCAGATAGCTTGCCTCTTGTTGTGTGCCTTCCTGATTCTTTAGATTGCAGTTTGTCCTCCAATCCTGTTGGCACTGTGACATCATTGGTGTTGCCATTTGCAAGATCTACTAAAAACTCTGCTGGGTTCATCGCTATCAGAGGAGAGAATCCAGTCGATGAGAAGTAGGACATGGCTTTTGATGCCCTCCCAAAGTAGAACAAACTAGCCTTTCCAAGCAGAATCAGCTTGTCAAATCTGTGAAAGAGTCTACTGGATGGTTGATGAATTGTCGTCACGACGGTTTTGCCAGACTGCAGCATGTCCATGGCAGGCTTCAGACGCATTGGTGAAACGAGTGTCGATAAGGGAGATCAAACAAAACTACAAAAATTACCTCAGCTATCTCAGTCAATACTTGAACAACTCTAAGGGTTGTTGTCGAATCAAGACCAGATGTCGGCTCATCCAGGAACAGCAAGGATGGATTAACAAGGATCTCATTCCCAATGCAAACTCTTTTCCTCTCGCCACCTGAAACTCCTCTAATGAAGGATCCACCAACGATGGTATCTTGGCACCTGCTCATTGCTATCAATCATATCTCAGAATAACTTGAGTATGTAAAGAATTAGGAAGACAAAGATTACCTCTGAAGCCCCAGCTCAGTGATAACATTCACGACCCTTTCTTCCTTCTGCTGTCTACTCATTGTCCTCGGAAGTCTAAGCAAAGCGGCATAAGTTAATGTTTCTCTCACGGTGAGATGTGCAAATAGAACATCATCCTGGGTGACGAACCCAATCCTGAAAATTGATTGATCCTATAACATTCTTGATTTGATGAAAACAAGTGTGTTTTTACTGTAAGAAGAGAAGTGTTTACCTGCCCTTTAGGGACTTGGAATATGGTTCATCATTATATGTGATAGATCCTTGAACGATATTAGCAGTAGTTCTTCCACCAAGGAGGCTGAGAAGAGTAGTTTTCCCACTGGCTGAAGGCCCCATTACGGCCAAGAGTTCTCCAGGCCTAGATGAACCTGTAATTCCTTGGAGAATATCTTTCTCAGTGCTACTGGCTATTCTTTTCAGAAGTACTTTGTATCCAACATCAGTAAACTgcaaaataaatacaaaaaacAACATAAAGTTGGCACCATATCTGTATTGTTGATAATCTTTGCAAGGCTTGTTGTGTTGGGGGGAAGTCCTGGTCATCCTCTTAGAGCTATCATGAATACAACATAGTCTATCAACTACCATTTGCCACCAACATGTCACCTGCTAAGAGATggctattaacaatcttctcCAAGTTCCTCTAATAAGCCACAATATCTCATACACCTACTCTTTGTCCAGCATATGTTTTCTGAATAACAACCATCTATTCTTACATAGCCATTAAGCTTCTAATTGATTACCTGCAACTATATTGAATCATCCCTGTAAGTACTTTAACTATAGAAAGAAACACAAATCTTGAAATAAAACAAATGAGAAAATTCAAAAAGCCCTAAATACTTATATACTCTGGATTAAGATAGACATAGGTTATAAAGTAATCCTATATTTCCTCCATAACTCTGCTGATAGCATATATTGAAAATACATAAAAAGTCACTTGAACAATGATGATCGCTAGATTAGTGGTAGTGTGATTATTAGCAACAAAAGAGTGGGAGTTGGTAATTGAT
This region of Zingiber officinale cultivar Zhangliang chromosome 9A, Zo_v1.1, whole genome shotgun sequence genomic DNA includes:
- the LOC122019406 gene encoding uncharacterized protein LOC122019406; its protein translation is MMVGEYELFKETKRATTYFYGGKLLAEGLKEGESYSLREESQGEPDEQVPFSLKVLEEKLPKGYKPSAIREYDGSKDPEDHLRKFRNVALLHQYSDAIKCWVFLNTLSGLVQKWFDGLSNESITCFHDFKIVFLCHFANSRKYQKTDHCLFALKQGPAEPLRSYIKCFNQVAQDVPFATSEILMNAFSYGLVKGEFFRDLIRDPAKNFDEMLGNATSYINVEEAQAARRKADNAPTPANKPEKRPPQPPAQPLPRARMLDHLSLLVRIPGRPNV